From Chryseotalea sp. WA131a:
GGTGCGATTGAGGGTAGCTCTGAATGTATTGTTGAAAACTTTGATATGAGTTTATCTTAAGGGCATCCAGAAATGCAACCTCATTGCGCAACTCAATAGCCATGCCCACTTCTTTGGCTGAAGGGTATTGATTGATAAAGTGATTGTATGCAACTTCAGAATTAATTTGCTTTGCGTTTACAAAAGCGAGGCTATCAATGCTACTTTCAAGCCGAGATAATATATTCTCGTCAATGCCCCACCGGTTGGCACGTTCGCGAAGCTTTATTGGCAATTGCTGGTAATAGGTTTTTGATTTATCTAAATAGTGTTTTGCAGAATCAATTTGATAGCCTGGGTTAACGGCCGATACATACCACTTCGTTATCAACAAATTCAACTGAAGGTTAGCTGAATCACGATGAAGTGCTTTTTGAAGAAGCTGCTTAGATGCCGACCAATTGGCCTTTTCAATTTTTGATTCAATTTGTCGCACCGATTGTGCCCAAGAGTTGAAATGGAGTACCCCTATAAGCCAACTGAGAACAATGATTTTACTGCCTCTCATTTATCTGATTATCAAATGTCCACACTCTTCAAAAGTTGATAAGAAAGTTCAACTAAAAAAAACTGAAGGAGTGTATTTCGTTAGTTGGACTTTAAAACACCATCCACCACACTCCAAAATTGAGTTGGCAGGCTGGGTGGATTTTCTTGCAGGTGTAAGCCATCAGTACCCTTGCCACTTCCAGCTCGGATAAAACATTTGATGGCTTTTCCACTGTTGTCCCATTTTAATTTCTTCTGAGGCTCGCATTGATCAGGCAACTGATCGGCAAACAAAAAATAAGCATTTCCGGTACCAAACACAGTAGAAGCACCCGTTTCTTCAATGGCAACTGCTGTTTTTTCGTCCACGCCAATTCCCATTCCTGCACGCACATCAAAGTCTTTCATCATTCTGGCCATGAATACAACATGCCGTCCTTGACGGTCTCGTTGAGCATAGTGTTGATCGGCAATGGCGTTCTGAAGAAAAGGGACTTGTATAAAATTTTTGGTGACGCTCACTTGTGGATCAAAGGGGTTTGCAAGTGCCGCCTCGGTAGTTACTGATCCATTTTTTGCATCAAAAATATACCCGCTCAAAATGGCGCAGCCTGCACTGGTTCCACCAATGGGTACTTTTTTTACATCAATCAAATATTGAATGGCTTTGGATGTTTCGCTATCTTTCCAAAACTGAACATAATTACTCTGATCGCCCCCGGCAATAAAAAGTGCCTCCGCATTCATAATTGTATTTCGGGTAGACTCTAGGTTTGCCTTTTCCTTGGAGTCAATGAGCAGTGTCTCA
This genomic window contains:
- a CDS encoding cyanophycinase, translated to MKSILFLFSMVILMATSCKENKECCAQPTNSPLIQASIGRVGASLDIQTATSAGTVLMGGSTDVDEAIQWMIRKSGGGDFVVIRATGSTGYNDYIKGLGKLNSVETLLIDSKEKANLESTRNTIMNAEALFIAGGDQSNYVQFWKDSETSKAIQYLIDVKKVPIGGTSAGCAILSGYIFDAKNGSVTTEAALANPFDPQVSVTKNFIQVPFLQNAIADQHYAQRDRQGRHVVFMARMMKDFDVRAGMGIGVDEKTAVAIEETGASTVFGTGNAYFLFADQLPDQCEPQKKLKWDNSGKAIKCFIRAGSGKGTDGLHLQENPPSLPTQFWSVVDGVLKSN